The following are from one region of the Pirellulaceae bacterium genome:
- a CDS encoding sigma-54-dependent Fis family transcriptional regulator: protein MSDESTLDQERPAVDPREFAVLIVDNDKAHARAMTESLEKVGYRCTVATSGPEGISQIERGNFQIVVSDLVMNDADGMQVLQKAKKSLPDCEVILVTGHASVPTAVEAMQEGAFNFLEKPITPNRLRAVTAKAVEAVMLKQANTELRQRLDEKFGFEGIIFASPKMTEVIDRIKRIAPTDATVLITGESGTGKEMIAQAIHQNSPRKHKRLKALNVRAVSEQLVESELFGHVKGAFTDAATDRVGAFEYTDGGSLFLDEVGDMPMSTQIKLLRVLEEHRITRVGDNKAIKVNVRLISATNRPLETMVQQGTFRNDLYYRLNIVTVHLPPLRERREDVVPLMDHFRKFFLKRHGKNAAHFAPAVRQRFFDYDWPGNIRQLRNFVETMVVLDTDGVLDVNDLPPELSSPEDLLAPRAAEPSLLAAPLPSFSDSSLVGKPLEEIELWAINETLKLTNGNRKKAAEILKIGERTLYRKLDSQQPAESE from the coding sequence ATGTCTGACGAAAGTACTCTTGACCAAGAACGCCCGGCGGTAGACCCACGCGAATTTGCGGTACTGATCGTCGATAACGACAAGGCCCACGCGCGGGCGATGACGGAAAGTCTCGAAAAAGTCGGCTATCGCTGCACGGTAGCCACCAGTGGCCCAGAGGGGATTAGCCAAATCGAACGTGGCAATTTTCAGATCGTGGTCAGCGATCTTGTCATGAACGACGCCGACGGCATGCAGGTACTGCAAAAGGCCAAAAAATCGCTACCCGATTGCGAAGTGATCCTGGTAACCGGACATGCTAGCGTGCCCACCGCCGTCGAGGCCATGCAGGAGGGGGCGTTCAACTTCCTCGAAAAGCCCATCACACCCAATCGTCTGCGGGCCGTCACAGCCAAGGCCGTCGAAGCCGTGATGCTCAAGCAGGCCAACACCGAACTGCGGCAGCGGCTGGATGAAAAGTTTGGCTTCGAGGGCATCATCTTTGCCAGCCCCAAGATGACCGAAGTGATCGACCGTATCAAGCGCATTGCTCCCACCGACGCCACTGTGCTGATCACTGGCGAAAGCGGCACCGGCAAGGAGATGATCGCCCAAGCCATTCATCAAAATAGCCCGCGCAAGCACAAGCGACTCAAGGCCCTTAACGTCCGGGCCGTCTCCGAGCAATTGGTAGAGAGTGAACTGTTCGGACACGTCAAAGGCGCGTTTACCGACGCAGCCACCGATCGCGTAGGGGCATTTGAGTACACCGACGGCGGCTCGCTGTTCTTGGACGAAGTCGGCGACATGCCGATGAGCACACAGATCAAACTGCTGCGCGTGCTGGAAGAACATCGCATTACCCGCGTGGGCGACAACAAGGCCATCAAAGTCAATGTGCGACTGATCAGTGCCACCAACCGGCCGTTAGAAACGATGGTCCAGCAGGGTACGTTTCGCAATGACCTGTATTACCGCCTAAATATTGTGACCGTCCATTTACCGCCGCTCCGCGAGCGGCGCGAGGACGTTGTGCCACTGATGGATCACTTCCGCAAATTTTTTCTGAAACGCCACGGCAAGAACGCCGCGCATTTCGCCCCAGCGGTCAGGCAACGATTCTTCGACTACGATTGGCCCGGCAATATTCGTCAACTGCGCAATTTCGTAGAGACCATGGTCGTGTTGGATACCGACGGCGTATTGGATGTCAACGACTTGCCGCCGGAACTTAGCAGCCCCGAAGACCTCCTCGCCCCGCGCGCGGCCGAGCCTTCTCTCTTGGCAGCCCCCCTACCCTCCTTCAGCGATTCATCGTTGGTTGGCAAACCCCTTGAAGAGATTGAACTCTGGGCGATCAACGAAACGCTCAAGCTAACCAACGGCAACCGAAAAAAAGCGGCCGAAATACTAAAAATCGGCGAACGAACCCTATACCGTAAACTCGACAGTCAACAGCCTGCCGAAAGCGAATAG